From Halotia branconii CENA392, the proteins below share one genomic window:
- a CDS encoding serine/threonine-protein kinase codes for MLGNTLVGRYQIISHLGGGGFGETFVACDTHLPGLPQCVVKKLKPQAIDPVTLETARRLFDTEAQVLYKLGTHDRIPQLLAYFEENAEFYLVQELIKGHDLSTELAAGKTLSQDQVILLLQEILEILEFVHQQKVIHRDVNPHNLLRRQQDGKLILIDFGAVKQITTQLITPDGQTKSTVAIGTPGYIPGEQAHGTPKFSSDIYAVGIIAIQAITGISPEQLDKDAETNEIIWQNKTTISPDFAQFLDKMVCYDFRQRYSSASVALQSLKDFTQPTSGTIALSPPALPMQQTKGGKHKKGLFIKLLLAIFLIGVSSVASIFIVNSINASNATELSKQGNTLFELQRYQDALAAYEQAVEIRPDYAQGWNGQGKTLSKLKQYKAALAAYDKAIQIQPEYVEAWSGRGFILQNLQRYSEAIASFDKALKLQNNYPEVWNAKGEVFSNLKQYDNAIKSYNQAIKLKPDYYQAWYEKGLALQNIKQYEEAIAAYDKAIEIKPSYEQAWYNRGNALVNLNRYEDAFKAYDQVVQYNPNYDLAWLSRGNVLMTLRRYPEAIESFSQVIKDNSKNYQAWYSRGWALHQSQRYDEAVQSYKKAAAIEPKNYQVWYNLGNSQYILQKYEDAIASYNKAVRYKPNHYESWYSKGNALSKLARYKDAIASYEQALKYKPDYQQAIEARNQAQSQLQIEKPQPIIVPTIPIQENTED; via the coding sequence ATGCTAGGAAACACACTTGTTGGAAGATACCAAATTATTAGCCACTTGGGAGGTGGGGGATTTGGTGAAACTTTTGTTGCTTGTGATACTCACTTGCCTGGTTTACCTCAGTGTGTTGTCAAGAAACTTAAGCCTCAAGCGATTGACCCGGTAACTTTAGAAACAGCTAGGCGGTTATTCGATACGGAAGCGCAAGTACTGTATAAGTTAGGTACTCACGATCGCATCCCGCAACTTTTAGCTTATTTTGAAGAAAATGCCGAATTTTATCTTGTACAAGAACTTATCAAAGGTCATGACCTAAGTACAGAATTAGCAGCCGGGAAGACTTTGAGTCAAGACCAAGTGATTTTGTTATTACAAGAAATCTTAGAAATTTTAGAATTTGTTCACCAACAAAAGGTGATTCACCGCGATGTCAATCCACACAATTTACTGAGACGGCAGCAAGATGGCAAGTTAATTTTAATTGACTTTGGAGCCGTTAAACAAATTACTACCCAGTTAATTACTCCTGATGGTCAAACTAAATCTACTGTTGCGATAGGCACACCCGGATATATCCCCGGAGAACAGGCTCATGGTACGCCAAAATTTAGTAGTGATATTTATGCTGTAGGGATAATTGCGATTCAAGCAATCACGGGAATATCTCCTGAACAATTAGATAAAGATGCCGAAACGAATGAGATTATTTGGCAAAATAAAACCACAATATCGCCAGATTTCGCCCAATTTTTAGACAAAATGGTGTGTTATGATTTCCGACAACGATATTCTTCGGCTTCTGTAGCCTTGCAATCTCTCAAGGATTTCACACAGCCAACATCTGGCACTATAGCCTTGAGTCCTCCTGCTTTACCAATGCAGCAGACAAAAGGTGGTAAACACAAAAAAGGACTATTTATTAAGTTATTATTAGCTATATTTCTCATTGGTGTTAGTAGTGTAGCATCTATATTTATTGTTAATAGTATTAATGCTAGTAACGCTACAGAATTATCTAAACAAGGCAATACTCTTTTTGAATTGCAACGTTATCAAGATGCACTAGCCGCTTATGAACAGGCAGTTGAAATTAGACCAGATTATGCTCAAGGATGGAATGGTCAAGGCAAAACTTTATCTAAATTAAAACAATATAAAGCCGCACTAGCAGCTTACGATAAAGCAATTCAAATTCAGCCTGAGTATGTAGAAGCTTGGAGTGGCAGAGGTTTTATCCTGCAAAATTTACAGCGATATTCAGAAGCGATCGCCTCTTTTGATAAAGCCTTAAAATTACAAAATAATTATCCAGAAGTTTGGAATGCCAAAGGCGAAGTTTTTAGTAATTTAAAGCAGTATGATAACGCTATAAAATCTTATAATCAAGCGATAAAACTCAAGCCAGATTATTATCAAGCTTGGTATGAAAAAGGGCTAGCCTTACAAAATATCAAACAATATGAAGAAGCGATCGCAGCTTATGATAAAGCGATTGAAATCAAACCTAGTTATGAACAAGCTTGGTACAATCGAGGTAATGCCCTAGTAAATTTAAACCGCTACGAAGATGCCTTCAAAGCTTATGACCAAGTAGTACAGTATAACCCAAATTATGACCTAGCTTGGTTATCTAGAGGTAATGTCCTCATGACTTTGCGCCGCTATCCAGAAGCAATAGAATCATTTAGTCAAGTCATAAAAGACAATTCCAAAAATTATCAAGCTTGGTATAGTCGAGGTTGGGCATTGCATCAAAGCCAACGTTATGACGAGGCTGTGCAATCTTATAAAAAAGCGGCAGCAATCGAACCAAAAAATTATCAAGTTTGGTATAACTTAGGAAATTCTCAATATATTTTACAGAAATACGAAGATGCGATCGCGTCTTATAATAAAGCAGTTCGTTACAAGCCAAATCATTACGAAAGTTGGTATAGCAAAGGTAATGCTTTATCAAAATTAGCACGATATAAAGATGCGATCGCTTCTTATGAACAAGCACTTAAATATAAACCTGATTATCAACAAGCAATAGAAGCTCGTAATCAAGCTCAAAGTCAATTACAAATAGAAAAACCACAGCCGATAATCGTACCAACCATACCAATACAGGAAAACACTGAAGATTAA
- a CDS encoding ion transporter, with amino-acid sequence MKNLNPSEKQALEQERNEILQQLEDWLEIPMLVLAFTWLALFIIELIWTLNPWLEVVNATIWIVFIIDFGIKFALAPRKFFYLKNNWLTAFSLILPALRIFRIVRVVRSLASIRAIRGLRLLRVMTRTNRTMRALAASVSRRGFAYVLTLTAIVTLVGAAGMYAFESGTPDSSGLNNYGAALWWTTMLMTTIGSEYSPKTPEGRVLYLVLAVYAFTIFGYVTATIATFFIGRDAEDEDAELASAKSIAALHSEIASLRSDIQTLLHQEKST; translated from the coding sequence ATGAAAAACCTTAATCCTTCGGAAAAACAAGCTTTAGAGCAAGAGCGCAACGAAATTTTGCAGCAGCTTGAAGATTGGCTAGAAATTCCGATGCTAGTGCTGGCATTCACATGGCTAGCACTATTTATTATTGAACTGATTTGGACACTAAATCCTTGGCTCGAAGTCGTTAATGCAACGATTTGGATTGTATTTATTATAGATTTTGGAATTAAATTTGCTCTTGCTCCTCGTAAGTTTTTTTATCTTAAAAATAACTGGCTGACTGCTTTTTCTTTGATTCTTCCTGCTTTGCGGATCTTTCGGATTGTTCGCGTGGTGCGTTCACTCGCATCAATTAGGGCTATTCGAGGATTAAGGCTACTACGAGTAATGACTCGTACTAACCGTACCATGAGGGCTTTGGCTGCAAGTGTTAGCCGTCGTGGTTTTGCTTATGTACTGACGCTGACAGCAATTGTAACTTTGGTAGGAGCTGCTGGGATGTATGCGTTTGAAAGTGGGACTCCTGATAGTTCTGGTTTAAACAACTACGGCGCAGCTTTGTGGTGGACAACAATGTTAATGACAACTATAGGTTCTGAATATTCGCCCAAAACGCCTGAAGGTAGAGTGCTTTACTTGGTTCTTGCAGTGTATGCGTTCACTATATTTGGCTACGTGACAGCGACAATTGCAACATTTTTTATTGGTCGTGATGCAGAAGATGAAGATGCAGAATTAGCAAGTGCAAAATCCATTGCAGCGCTTCATAGTGAAATTGCATCATTAAGATCTGATATTCAGACTTTGTTGCATCAAGAAAAATCAACTTAA
- a CDS encoding DUF2237 family protein, translated as MADAKNVLGKNLEICCNSPMTGYYRDGFCNTGGQDFGMHVVCAQMTAEFLEFTKLQGNDLSTPVPQFNFPGLRPGDRWCLCAARWQEALDAGVAPPVVLSATHARALEVCNLEDLKQHAISSS; from the coding sequence ATGGCAGATGCTAAAAACGTGCTAGGCAAAAATCTGGAAATTTGCTGCAACTCTCCCATGACTGGGTATTATCGTGACGGATTTTGTAATACAGGTGGTCAAGATTTTGGAATGCACGTTGTTTGCGCCCAGATGACAGCAGAATTTCTGGAGTTTACCAAATTGCAGGGAAACGATTTGAGTACACCAGTGCCGCAATTTAATTTTCCCGGATTACGGCCAGGCGATCGCTGGTGTTTGTGTGCGGCTCGTTGGCAAGAAGCCCTCGATGCTGGCGTGGCTCCACCTGTAGTTTTATCAGCCACCCATGCTAGAGCTTTGGAAGTCTGTAACCTGGAAGATTTGAAGCAACACGCCATAAGTTCCTCATAG
- the infC gene encoding translation initiation factor IF-3 gives MNSQIKSPQVFLIDHENNNRGLIDTYEALQIAQSVELDLVVVSQSKDTPVAKILNYGKLQYQKKKRQGQSARHVVKEVRLRPNVGAADYRIRIEQAIQWLSKGDSVKFAIRLRGRENQYRDKAGELLEQVVNDLSEVGKVQSLDKRSLIAQVIPA, from the coding sequence ATTAACTCACAAATCAAGTCACCTCAAGTCTTCTTGATTGACCATGAAAATAACAATCGTGGCCTGATCGATACTTATGAAGCTCTACAGATAGCACAAAGCGTAGAGCTTGACCTAGTTGTAGTCTCCCAAAGCAAAGACACTCCAGTAGCGAAGATCCTCAACTACGGCAAGCTTCAATATCAAAAGAAAAAGCGTCAGGGACAAAGTGCTAGACATGTAGTCAAAGAAGTTAGGCTTCGTCCAAATGTGGGTGCGGCTGATTACAGAATACGTATTGAGCAAGCAATTCAGTGGTTGAGTAAAGGTGACTCAGTCAAGTTTGCCATTCGTTTAAGAGGTAGAGAAAATCAATATCGTGACAAAGCTGGAGAACTGCTAGAGCAAGTTGTCAACGATCTTAGTGAAGTAGGTAAAGTCCAGTCGCTTGATAAACGCTCGTTAATTGCTCAAGTCATTCCTGCTTAA
- the kdpC gene encoding K(+)-transporting ATPase subunit C, translating into MSQLNKAVRSTLALWLLTAFLYPFFMLLCGQIALPFQANGSLITNSQGTVVGSALIGQPFSSDRYFWSRPSTVKYSTDPEVAKTGISGASNLAPSNPELLKRIQVEVARLKQANIQPTADLVYTSGSGLDPHISIAAAQAQVRRIASARNLNLAQIQTLVSQNIDGRFLGIFGEPGVNVLRLNLALDALQPKS; encoded by the coding sequence ATGAGCCAACTCAATAAAGCTGTTCGTTCCACCTTAGCTTTATGGCTACTAACAGCCTTTCTCTATCCTTTTTTCATGCTACTTTGCGGACAGATAGCATTGCCTTTTCAGGCTAACGGCAGCTTAATTACTAATAGTCAAGGTACAGTTGTAGGCTCTGCTTTAATTGGTCAACCCTTTAGTAGCGATCGCTATTTCTGGAGCCGTCCCAGCACTGTAAAATATAGTACAGACCCAGAAGTTGCCAAAACCGGGATATCAGGAGCTAGCAACCTCGCACCCAGCAATCCTGAACTCCTTAAACGCATTCAAGTGGAAGTAGCACGGCTGAAACAAGCCAACATACAACCAACTGCTGATTTAGTTTATACTTCTGGCTCCGGTTTAGATCCTCACATTAGCATTGCAGCAGCCCAAGCACAGGTGCGACGTATCGCCAGCGCCCGTAATCTTAACTTAGCCCAAATTCAAACTTTGGTATCTCAAAACATCGATGGTAGATTCTTGGGAATTTTTGGTGAACCAGGAGTTAATGTTTTACGGCTAAATCTAGCTTTAGATGCTTTACAGCCTAAAAGTTAA
- a CDS encoding class I SAM-dependent methyltransferase: MFEQQPEDLQLYVQQLATEAIQQSEPSAWFEVLYASAKGDTAQIPWAKLAPHPYLQDWLSTHEPFTQGQKALIIGCGLGDDAEALAKRGFEVTAFDISPTAITWCQQRFPDSPVKYVIADLLAIPSQWHLAFDFVFECRNIQALPLSVRSSVIDSVASVVAPDGILLVITRIRETEVEPSGPPWPLSNAELAQFEKLGLHQVEHILILESEQTHVKQVRIEYSNPHLS, encoded by the coding sequence ATGTTTGAACAACAACCTGAAGATTTACAGCTTTATGTTCAACAGTTGGCTACAGAAGCCATACAACAATCAGAACCATCGGCATGGTTTGAAGTTTTATATGCCTCAGCAAAAGGTGATACAGCACAAATACCTTGGGCAAAATTAGCTCCTCACCCTTATTTGCAAGATTGGTTGAGTACCCATGAACCATTTACTCAAGGTCAAAAGGCATTAATAATTGGTTGTGGTTTAGGAGATGATGCAGAAGCTTTAGCAAAGCGAGGATTTGAAGTGACTGCTTTTGATATATCTCCCACAGCAATAACTTGGTGTCAACAACGATTTCCCGATTCGCCTGTGAAGTACGTGATTGCAGATTTATTAGCAATTCCCTCACAATGGCATCTTGCTTTTGACTTTGTTTTTGAATGTCGCAATATTCAAGCTTTACCCTTGAGTGTGCGTTCTTCAGTTATTGACTCTGTGGCCTCTGTTGTCGCTCCCGATGGGATACTACTAGTGATTACTCGTATCCGAGAAACAGAAGTCGAACCCTCTGGCCCTCCATGGCCATTATCAAACGCGGAACTGGCACAATTTGAGAAATTGGGATTACACCAAGTAGAGCATATTTTGATTTTAGAGTCTGAACAAACTCATGTAAAACAAGTACGGATTGAATATAGCAATCCGCACTTAAGTTGA
- a CDS encoding potassium-transporting ATPase subunit F, whose translation MKNVFDFIGEKPNRVPFSLFLLLCLNAFLAPIVQAATSSEISRSASYAIALLGLVTLSVSIYLFVVIFQPEKF comes from the coding sequence ATGAAGAATGTATTTGACTTTATTGGTGAAAAACCAAATCGCGTTCCTTTCTCTCTATTTTTACTGCTTTGCTTGAATGCATTTTTAGCACCAATAGTACAAGCCGCAACATCGAGCGAAATATCACGTTCTGCATCTTATGCTATTGCCCTTTTAGGACTTGTGACTTTGAGCGTGAGTATTTATTTATTTGTAGTCATTTTTCAACCGGAGAAATTCTAA
- a CDS encoding sensor protein KdpD produces the protein MIHSHTPSPDSSYIRPHRRGKHKIFIGMAPGVGKTYKMLEEAHQLKQDGIDVVIGILETHGRKDTAMKAAGIEVVSQKACIHQNVTLQEMDTEAILQRSPQLVLVDELAHTNVPGSQREKRYQNVEVILANGIDVYSTVNIQHLESLNDLVARITGVVVRERIPDYLLEEADAVVVIDVTPETLEERLQEGKIYAPEKIEQSLKNFFQRRNLIALRELALREVADTVEEEANTSNLVGQKCNVHERVLVCVSTYPDSVQLLRRGARIANYMNARLYTVFVAYPERFLTKEESLHIDTCEKLCQDFGGEFLHFKSQSIAKKIAQVAVDYRITQIIIGESQQSSWRRWLKGSFTQRLMELIRHQKIDLHIIATEK, from the coding sequence ATGATTCATTCGCACACCCCATCCCCTGACAGTTCTTATATTCGTCCTCACCGACGCGGAAAACATAAGATTTTTATTGGTATGGCTCCCGGTGTCGGCAAAACTTACAAAATGCTGGAAGAAGCACATCAACTCAAACAAGATGGCATTGATGTAGTTATCGGTATCTTAGAAACTCATGGACGTAAAGATACGGCAATGAAAGCTGCTGGAATAGAGGTAGTTTCCCAAAAAGCCTGCATCCATCAGAACGTCACTCTACAGGAAATGGATACAGAGGCAATTTTGCAACGCTCTCCCCAATTGGTTCTAGTGGATGAACTTGCTCATACTAACGTTCCTGGTTCCCAACGAGAAAAGCGCTATCAGAACGTAGAAGTCATTTTAGCAAATGGAATTGATGTTTATTCAACTGTCAATATTCAGCATTTGGAAAGTTTAAACGACTTAGTGGCAAGAATTACAGGTGTCGTGGTACGAGAACGCATTCCTGATTATCTACTTGAGGAAGCTGATGCTGTTGTTGTGATTGATGTTACTCCAGAAACTCTAGAAGAACGCTTACAAGAAGGGAAAATTTATGCTCCTGAAAAAATCGAGCAATCCCTGAAAAACTTCTTTCAGCGTCGTAATCTCATTGCTTTAAGGGAACTAGCATTAAGAGAAGTAGCAGATACCGTTGAGGAAGAAGCAAATACTTCCAACTTGGTAGGACAAAAGTGCAATGTTCACGAACGAGTTTTAGTATGTGTATCCACTTATCCTGATTCAGTGCAATTGCTACGTAGAGGCGCACGAATTGCCAATTATATGAATGCGCGATTGTATACTGTGTTTGTAGCATATCCCGAACGTTTCCTTACCAAAGAAGAAAGTTTACATATCGATACATGCGAGAAATTATGTCAAGATTTTGGCGGTGAATTTTTGCACTTTAAGAGCCAAAGTATCGCCAAAAAAATTGCTCAAGTTGCAGTAGATTATCGCATCACTCAAATTATCATTGGTGAAAGCCAGCAGTCCTCATGGAGAAGATGGCTCAAAGGTTCTTTCACCCAAAGATTGATGGAGCTAATCAGACATCAAAAAATAGATTTACATATTATTGCTACTGAAAAATAA
- the hpnI gene encoding bacteriohopanetetrol glucosamine biosynthesis glycosyltransferase HpnI, translating to MAVINVFLCILCLAAVLFYCYGIYAAIAFLNHPRLFNPKFHPPISILKPICGLDQDAYENFASFCQQDYPEYQVIFAVRDRQDPSIEVIQQIIQELPHLDLNLVVSDRIIGANLKVSNLSNAVGIAKHEILVIADSDIRVEKDYLFRIVQPLQDDKVGVVTCLYRSSAPGWVTTLEAIKTATDFHAGVLVSNHLEGIKFAFGSTIVIRKQVLEEIGKFEAIADYLADDFMLGYLPAQAGYKVVLSDYIVEHVLATSSLIDAIQRQIRWARCIRVSRPWGYLALIFTYGTVTSFLLLMVTGGSILGWSGLIIAWIMRLIMGWVVAIKVIRDQVSQKFLWIIPISDLIQFAIWCYGFIDGTIEWRGQRLKLIKGGKLMAMTNSTANSKSKNITSTIVQKFKSLL from the coding sequence ATGGCAGTTATTAATGTATTTTTGTGCATCCTCTGTCTAGCAGCAGTTTTGTTTTACTGCTATGGGATTTATGCCGCGATCGCTTTTTTAAATCATCCTCGTCTTTTCAATCCCAAGTTTCATCCACCTATTAGTATTCTCAAGCCGATTTGCGGACTAGATCAGGATGCTTATGAAAACTTCGCCTCATTTTGTCAGCAAGATTATCCAGAGTACCAAGTTATTTTCGCAGTGCGCGATCGCCAAGACCCCAGCATAGAAGTTATACAGCAAATTATCCAAGAACTTCCCCATTTAGATCTTAACTTAGTCGTGAGCGATCGCATCATTGGAGCTAACTTAAAAGTCAGTAATTTATCCAATGCTGTAGGTATTGCTAAACATGAAATCTTAGTAATAGCTGATAGTGATATCCGAGTTGAAAAAGATTATCTATTCAGAATTGTCCAACCTTTGCAAGATGACAAAGTCGGTGTTGTCACTTGTTTGTATCGTTCTTCAGCCCCAGGATGGGTGACAACTTTAGAAGCAATCAAGACTGCGACCGACTTTCATGCAGGTGTTTTAGTCAGCAATCATTTAGAAGGGATAAAATTTGCTTTCGGTTCCACAATTGTCATTCGTAAACAAGTTCTAGAAGAGATAGGTAAATTTGAGGCAATAGCCGATTATTTAGCAGATGACTTCATGCTTGGCTACTTACCAGCCCAAGCAGGTTACAAAGTTGTGCTATCTGACTATATAGTTGAACATGTCTTAGCTACCAGTAGTCTGATTGATGCCATTCAGCGTCAAATTCGCTGGGCGCGTTGTATTCGTGTTTCTCGCCCTTGGGGTTATCTAGCACTAATTTTTACTTATGGTACAGTTACCAGCTTTTTACTGCTGATGGTTACAGGAGGTTCGATATTAGGGTGGAGTGGGTTAATTATTGCTTGGATAATGCGATTAATCATGGGTTGGGTTGTTGCCATCAAAGTTATCCGCGACCAAGTGTCCCAAAAATTTTTGTGGATTATCCCTATCAGTGATTTAATTCAATTTGCCATTTGGTGCTATGGCTTTATAGACGGAACCATTGAATGGCGGGGACAACGGTTGAAGTTGATTAAAGGAGGTAAGTTAATGGCGATGACAAATTCAACAGCAAACTCCAAAAGTAAAAATATTACCTCTACTATTGTTCAAAAATTTAAAAGTTTATTATAG
- a CDS encoding S-layer homology domain-containing protein — translation MIWKQTKQTSFRLFLGFVTSMVPLSFNLQAKAQIYSDIQGNWARNCIQNLTQQKIISGYTDGSFRPNNLITRAEYAAIMNQAFPNTSAERAEVNFSDVLSDYWGQEAIRVAYSKGFLSGYPNQLFQPNQYIPRTEAFVALASGLDYPIPTSANQILNTIYNDAQEIPEYARGKIAAATQQGIVISSPKTQFNQQLIKPSSLATRAEVAAALCQVKNIAGVSNQYVISSSSSGNKPNNNSIRLGQTCTNEQIGYTISYPTNWQANSGQVVNQCQVFDSKSIKLPKNSEDFDETVYIRLENISFNQLVNNTDSRTSQTLSRRQINVDDRQAVAIESEATGFGLLPKGRRFYRYLIDMNGKTLIAVTYDVPNQNYQRNKQVLDQMVTSINLNHSKVIQ, via the coding sequence ATGATTTGGAAACAAACTAAGCAAACCTCCTTTCGGTTATTTTTAGGGTTTGTGACAAGTATGGTTCCCTTGAGTTTTAACTTGCAAGCAAAAGCGCAAATATATTCTGATATTCAAGGTAATTGGGCAAGAAATTGTATTCAGAATTTGACTCAGCAGAAAATTATTAGTGGGTATACAGACGGTTCTTTTCGACCAAATAATCTGATTACCCGCGCTGAATATGCGGCAATTATGAATCAAGCGTTTCCTAATACTTCAGCAGAAAGAGCAGAAGTTAACTTTAGTGATGTTTTATCTGATTACTGGGGTCAAGAAGCAATTAGAGTTGCTTATAGCAAAGGATTTCTTTCTGGTTATCCAAATCAACTTTTTCAACCCAATCAATATATTCCTCGCACAGAAGCTTTTGTCGCTTTGGCAAGTGGCTTAGATTATCCAATTCCTACCTCAGCTAATCAAATTCTTAACACTATATATAATGATGCACAGGAAATTCCCGAATATGCAAGAGGTAAAATTGCCGCAGCAACTCAGCAAGGAATTGTTATCAGTTCTCCAAAGACACAGTTTAATCAGCAATTAATTAAACCTTCTAGTTTAGCGACAAGAGCCGAAGTGGCAGCAGCCCTATGTCAAGTTAAAAATATAGCTGGTGTCTCTAACCAATATGTAATCAGTTCATCTTCCTCTGGTAACAAACCCAATAATAATTCGATTAGATTAGGACAAACTTGCACGAATGAACAGATTGGTTACACCATTAGTTATCCTACAAACTGGCAAGCTAATTCTGGTCAAGTTGTTAACCAATGCCAAGTATTTGATTCAAAATCAATTAAACTGCCTAAAAACAGTGAAGATTTCGATGAAACGGTTTATATTCGGCTAGAAAATATTTCATTTAATCAGCTGGTCAATAATACAGATAGCCGAACCTCACAGACACTTTCTCGTCGTCAAATAAATGTAGATGACCGCCAAGCGGTAGCGATTGAAAGTGAAGCTACAGGTTTTGGTCTTTTACCCAAGGGAAGACGTTTTTATAGATACCTAATTGATATGAACGGCAAGACGTTGATTGCTGTTACTTATGATGTACCAAATCAAAACTATCAACGTAACAAACAAGTTTTAGATCAGATGGTTACTAGCATTAACCTAAACCATTCAAAAGTCATTCAGTAG
- a CDS encoding cyclic peptide export ABC transporter codes for MNLIYFLLRSSWVMVAIAIVTGFLSGGSSAGLIALISSAATRTQTSPLTSIAWAFLGLVIIALITSIISQVMLVRLSQNAILQLRMRLSRQILASELSHLEQLGNSRLLATLTEDVQAVANAVYIIPFLCIDLAMVLGCLVYITWLSWLVLLILCCLIVVGIGSCQWLLNRGGKLLALARDDQDLLFKHFRTITEGVKELKLNYQRRQDFLLKNLQSTAVRFRRHNVDGLTLFATTTSWGKLLFFFAIGFLLFALPKLLTISSATLSGYILTFTYLMLPMDNIVSNLPQISKANVALQKIESLGLSLASRSELSTVPPTFNSAWHSLQLKSITHTYYTDQGENSFIFGPIDLTVYPQELIFIVGGNGSGKSTLAKLITGLYIPENGKILLDGQSIDQQNREWYRQHFSVVFSDFYLFRELVNSENTNLDTQAQHYLQQLQLDHKVKVENGRLSTTALSQGQRKRLALLTAYLEDRPIYLFDEWAADQDPVFKEVFYTQLLPELKNRGKTVLAISHDDRYFHLADRIIKLDYGKIDYSSTTAVQPTPTTRI; via the coding sequence ATGAATTTAATTTATTTTCTCCTACGTTCTTCTTGGGTGATGGTGGCGATCGCGATCGTTACTGGCTTTTTGAGTGGCGGTAGTAGCGCAGGATTAATCGCTTTAATTAGCAGTGCAGCAACTCGCACTCAAACTTCACCGTTAACATCTATCGCTTGGGCTTTTTTAGGTTTAGTAATTATTGCCCTGATTACTAGTATTATTTCACAAGTAATGCTGGTTCGCCTATCTCAGAATGCTATTTTACAATTACGGATGCGCTTGAGTCGCCAAATCCTTGCTTCTGAGTTAAGTCATTTAGAACAACTAGGAAACTCTCGATTACTGGCAACCTTAACAGAAGATGTCCAAGCAGTAGCCAATGCTGTATATATAATTCCTTTTCTTTGTATTGATTTGGCGATGGTTTTGGGTTGTTTGGTATATATCACTTGGCTATCTTGGTTAGTTTTGCTGATACTTTGTTGTCTAATAGTGGTAGGAATAGGTAGTTGTCAGTGGCTATTGAATAGAGGTGGAAAACTGCTTGCTTTAGCCCGTGACGATCAAGATTTGCTATTTAAGCATTTTCGTACTATCACAGAAGGAGTTAAAGAACTTAAGCTTAACTATCAACGCCGTCAAGATTTTTTATTGAAAAATCTTCAATCAACAGCTGTCAGGTTTCGTCGTCATAATGTTGACGGTTTAACTTTATTTGCCACAACTACTAGCTGGGGTAAATTGCTGTTTTTTTTCGCGATTGGTTTTTTATTATTCGCACTACCAAAATTACTCACCATCAGTTCTGCGACTCTTTCGGGCTACATCTTGACTTTTACCTACTTAATGTTGCCGATGGATAATATCGTCAGTAATTTGCCTCAAATTAGTAAGGCTAATGTAGCATTGCAAAAAATAGAATCTCTAGGTTTATCTCTAGCTAGTCGCTCTGAATTATCAACTGTGCCACCTACTTTTAACTCTGCTTGGCATAGTTTACAATTAAAGAGTATTACCCACACCTACTATACAGACCAAGGAGAAAACAGCTTTATCTTTGGCCCAATTGACTTGACAGTTTATCCTCAAGAACTAATATTTATTGTTGGTGGTAACGGCAGTGGTAAATCTACTTTAGCTAAACTGATTACTGGTCTTTACATCCCTGAAAATGGCAAAATATTATTAGATGGGCAGTCAATTGATCAACAGAATCGAGAATGGTATCGTCAGCATTTTTCGGTAGTATTTTCCGACTTCTATTTATTTAGAGAACTTGTCAATTCCGAAAATACCAACTTGGATACTCAAGCGCAACATTATTTGCAGCAACTCCAGTTAGACCATAAAGTCAAAGTAGAAAATGGTAGACTTTCTACTACTGCTCTTTCTCAAGGACAACGTAAACGCTTGGCATTACTGACAGCCTACTTAGAAGACCGACCAATTTATTTATTTGATGAGTGGGCTGCCGACCAAGACCCAGTATTCAAAGAAGTATTTTACACTCAGCTGTTGCCAGAATTGAAGAATCGCGGCAAAACAGTACTAGCAATCAGCCATGATGATCGCTATTTTCATTTAGCAGACAGGATAATTAAATTAGACTACGGCAAAATAGACTATAGCAGCACTACAGCAGTTCAACCCACCCCAACAACAAGGATTTGA